In Ptychodera flava strain L36383 chromosome 21, AS_Pfla_20210202, whole genome shotgun sequence, a genomic segment contains:
- the LOC139121725 gene encoding LOW QUALITY PROTEIN: long-chain-fatty-acid--CoA ligase ACSBG2-like (The sequence of the model RefSeq protein was modified relative to this genomic sequence to represent the inferred CDS: inserted 1 base in 1 codon) translates to MSADTDRAYSPTDAVNSSTVSNISVNGIDEAESPQSSPLKAPDKKISPVAVNGSSLVNGTADEPVNDHQPSVSATSVSVTVQADLSSSEEADLKKPKGESTYTIEPDGAVKLRMEKSGPGSVPPITVHEFFMQCVKELPEHTALTTKINNEWVTWSWKQYYEEVRKAAKSFIQLGLERFHAVGIIGFNSPEWFFADIGAIFAGGFATGIYTTNSPEACQYVAADCEANIIVVENTAQLKKILKVWDQLPHLKAVVQYSGPLEEKRDNLYDWAQFIELGIKVSDDVLDERIKGQKPNQCCTLIYTSGTTGNPKGVMLSHDNLIWTAKMCVGAAKLKHGQDTIVSYLPLSHVAAQLFDIYIPMAAVGTTSFAQPDALKGSLVNTLKEVRPTAFLGVPRVWEKIYEKMRDLGRNVTGMKKRISXWARGVGYQGNIKLMNGQSTPWGWTLANMLVFKKIRAALGLDRCYLCFSGAAPIAKETQEFFMSLNIPIYDIYGMSESSGPHTISLPSCFRITSAGKEFPGSTTKLADTDKDGNGEICYSGRHVFMGYLKNEQKTKDAIDEDGWLHSGDIGKKDDKGFLYITGRIKELIITAGGENVPPVLIEDLVKEETKIISNCMLIGDKRKFLSMLVTLKCEMDDESQGPLDKLTGEAMILAKQLGSDATTVSEAKVDDKILKSIEEGIERYNKKATSRAQKIQKFKVLDEDFSIPGGELGPTLKLKRHFVVNKYNDLIDSMYDD, encoded by the exons ATGAGTGCCGATACAGACAGGGCCTACAGCCCAACCGATGCTGTTAATTCGTCGACCGTTTCAAATATTTCCGTCAATGGAATTGATGAAGCAGAGTCCCCTCAGTCTAG CCCGCTGAAAGCGCCCGACAAGAAGATATCTCCAGTGGCTGTCAACGGCTCTTCACTGGTCAATGGCACTGCAGATGAACCAGTCAATGACCATCAACCCTCTGTGTCAGCAACCAGTGTGTCGGTGACAGTACAAGCCGACTTGTCATCGTCAGAAGAGGCGGACTTGAAGAAACCAAAAGGGG AGTCAACCTACACCATTGAACCAGATGGAGCTGTCAAATTGCGAATGGAGAAATCCGGCCCCGGATCGGTACCCCCGATTACAGTACATGAATTTTTCATGCAGTGCGTCAAGGAACTGCCTGAACACACAGCTCTAACAACCAAGATCAATAATGAGTGGGTAACATGGTCATGGAAGCAATATTATGAAGAAGTTCGGAAAGCAGCCAAATCATTCATACAG CTTGGCTTAGAAAGGTTTCATGCAGTTGGCATCATTGGGTTTAATTCACCGGAATGGTTCTTTGCAGATATTGGCGCAATCTTTGCTGG CGGCTTTGCCACCGGCATCTACACAACCAACTCACCAGAAGCATGTCAGTACGTTGCAGCGGACTGCGAGGCCAACATAATTGTGGTTGAGAACACGGCACAGCTGAAAAAGATACTCAAAGTGTGGGACCAGCTACCTCATCTCAAAGCTGTAGTGCAGTATTCAGGTCCTCTTGAAGAGAAGAGAGACAATCTGTATGAT TGGGCACAGTTCATTGAACTAGGCATCAAGGTATCGGATGACGTCTTGGATGAAAGAATCAAAGGACAGAAACCAAATCAGTGCTGTACCTTGATCTACACGTCAGGAACCACAGGCAATCCTAAAGGAGTCATGCTCAGCCATGACAAT CTCATCTGGACAGCTAAGATGTGTGTGGGTGCTGCCAAGCTGAAACACGGGCAAGACACCATCGTCAGTTACCTGCCACTCAGCCATGTCGCCGCTCAGCTGTTCGACATCTACATCCCAATGGCTGCCGTGGGAACCACATCATTTGCCCAGCCAGATGCTTTGAAG GGGTCACTGGTTAACACTTTGAAGGAGGTGCGACCCACGGCTTTCCTGGGTGTTCCCAGAGTCTGGGAGAAAATCTATGAGAAGATGCGTGACCTAGGGCGAAACGTCACTGGGATGAAGAAAAGAATCT ACTGGGCAAGAGGTGTTGGCTATCAGGGTAACATCAAATTAATGAATGG ACAATCAACACCATGGGGATGGACATTGGCTAACATGCTGGTATTCAAAAAG ATAAGAGCTGCACTTGGCCTTGACCGTTGCTATCTATGTTTTAGTGGTGCTGCACCAATAGCTAAAGAAACTCAAGAGTTTTTTATGAGTCTTAATATTCCAATTTACGACATTTATGGAATGAGTGAAAGCTCAG GTCCCCACACTATATCTTTGCCAAGCTGCTTCAGAATCACCAGCGCGGGAAAAGAATTCCCAGGGTCTACCACAAAACTTGCTGATACTGACAAAGATGGCAATGGAGAA atttgttatTCTGGTCGTCATGTGTTCATGGGTTACCTGAAAAACGAACAGAAGACCAAGGATGCAATTGACGAGGATGGCTGGCTTCACAGCGGTGACATCGGTAAAAAAGACGACAAGGGTTTCCTATACATTACAGGAAGAATCAAAG AATTAATTATCACAGCAGGAGGTGAGAATGTTCCTCCAGTGCTGATAGAAGACCTGGTCAAGGAAGAAACGAAGATTATAAGTAACTGTATGCTAATTGGAGACAAGAGAAAATTCCTCTCCATGTTGGTCACTCTGAAA TGTGAAATGGACGACGAATCACAAGGACCACTGGACAAGCTCACAGGGGAGGCCATGATCCTGGCCAAACAGCTTGGCAGTGATGCCACCACCGTATCGGAGGCGAAAGTCGATGACAAGATTTTGAAAAGCATTGAGGAGGGAATAGAACGCTACAATAAGAAGGCGACATCCAGAGCACAAAAGattcaaaaatttaaagtcCTCGATGAGGACTTCTCTATACCTGGTGGTGAATTGG GTCCCACGCTGAAACTGAAGAGACACTTTGTAGTCAACAAGTACAATGACCTGATCGATTCCATGTACGACGATTGA